The following is a genomic window from Solanum stenotomum isolate F172 unplaced genomic scaffold, ASM1918654v1 scaffold33130, whole genome shotgun sequence.
GACACTAGATGCTGACGTACCACATGCATTTtggaggtgtctagatgtgcatactcaaagttggagtgtcTGTCAGAACAAGATCAGACTACACACGGGGACTATCGCCTACCTCAAAACTTGGGGACGGAAACTTTCAGTTAGATATgagatcaacaacaacatatccagtgtagTCCCACAATTAGATATGAGTTTGAATCGCATAACAAAACAAGACCTAAGCATTGATCAAATTATCTTACCCAGTCTACAAGATCCATGTTAATGGCCCTTAGGACATCTTCATCAGGTACCATTCCAGAAGCTCCAGCATTATTTACCTGCAGAAATTTATTCAGCAACTGTCCAATATTTGCCTCGAGATCGAATAAGGAGCAATACATAGATTCATGCTCTTACCAGAATATCAAGCCTCCCATATTGTGTTTGTACGAACTTTGCTAAGGACTCAATGCTCTGAGCATCTTGAACATCAAGCTGATGAAAGACAACATTTGAAAATCCTTGTTCATTCAGCAAGGATGTTGCTTCAGTTCCTCTCTTTTCGTCTCTGGCTGTTAAGACAACTGTTACACCTGAAATCGCGAGCTGCTTAATAGTCTCGAAGCCAATTCCCTTGTTTGCTCCTGTAACCGCTGCATACTTACAAGCATCTCCCATCACTTAAGTCCAATGTTTCTAACCTTTTCTCCTTTAGAATCCTGTtgggagaagaaaaaaaaaacactatttcAAACGAACTAACGTGA
Proteins encoded in this region:
- the LOC125852253 gene encoding (+)-neomenthol dehydrogenase-like, producing MGDACKYAAVTGANKGIGFETIKQLAISGVTVVLTARDEKRGTEATSLLNEQGFSNVVFHQLDVQDAQSIESLAKFVQTQYGRLDILVNNAGASGMVPDEDVLRAINMDLVDWVR